AGCCGAGATACCGAGCGTAAACGGCTCCGCCAGAGGGTTATCGAGGATTGTCTGCATCTGTGCACCGGCAAGCGACAGCGCTGCACCAATCAGCACTGCCATCACCGATGCAGGCAGACGCAGCTTCCACAGCACCGTACGAGTGGTTTCGTCCACATCATTCGGGCTCACGATGCCACGGACGACGTCCCCCACGCTCAGTGCCATCGGCCCCACAATCGTCGCCACCACAAACGCGCACACGGCCAGCCCCACCAGCACCGCAATGATGGCGATTTTCCGTGCCGAGCGTCGTCGGTACTGTCGCGCAGAGTCGTAGGTCGTGCTTGACGACGGACACTCGTGCTGTTCGGTGGCGGGCTGCGACTCTTGACCTCCACTGCCGTTGGTGGAGGTGGACTCGCGGGGTTCGTCGTCAAGCCCTGACGCGGGAGCGTGCAGATTGGTGTAAGTCATCGGATTCCTTCTTCGATGGTGGAAGATGGGTTACTTGGTCGGCTCCAGCGCGGTGAAGAAGGTGCCGCTGAGTTCGAAGGGCAGGTAGTCCTTGTGGAACTTGGCGAAGTCAGCGACCGGGTCGAGGTCAGCGAACTCCTCTGGGTGAATCCACTTGGCGAATTGCTCGAGCGCGAAGACGTTGTACGGCGAGTCGTAGAACTGGTGGAAGGCGGCGTACAGATCACCCTTCTTCGGCGCGGTCAGGGTGTCAAAACCCGGAGTCTTCAGCAGGCCTTCCAGAGTGCGCTGTGCGGTCTCTGGGGTGGCGGTGTAGCCGAGTTCGACGTGTGGCAGCACTTCCGGCTTCTTCGGATCGAGCGCCCAAGAACCACCGGTGGCGATGATCTTCTCCGGCTGGACGGACAGGACCTTCTCTGCGGTCACGTCGCCCGATTCGGTGTCGAGGAGGCTGTCTCCGAGGTTCTCACCGCCGGCTGCTGTGACAAGGTCACCGAGGTTGGACTTGTTGACGGTCGAGCAGCAATCCTTGAGACCGGCTGCTCGCCAGACGAAGGTCTTTGGCTTGTCTTCGAGCTTGGCGGCACGTTCGGTGATCTCGTTGACGCGCTTTGTGTAGAAGTCGGTGAACTTCTTGGCATTGTCCTGCTCATCGACGATCTGGCCGAGGAGCTCGACGGACTTGGCGGTATTCTCCAGGGGCTTTTGCCGGAAGTCGGTGAATACGTACTTCAGACCTGCCTGATCGAGCTTGGTGAGGAAACCGGACTGCTCCGCGGCCTTCTTGTGGTCAAGGGTCATGACGACCACGTCTGGGTCGTGGGAGATGAGGTTTTCAACTGTGACATCGCCCTTGGCGATATTGCCGATGGTCGGCATGTCTTTCAGCTCGGGGTTCGTCTCGAAAAGCTTGGTTTCAAACGACGGCGCGCCCGAATGCAAATCGCTGCCCATGGCGACAACGTGGTCACCCGGGTTTTCGTGGTCAAGCATCGCGGTGACAAACATGGCGCGGCCTTCACCGAGCACGACTCGTTCTGGCTGCTTGTCGAAGGTCACAGTGCGACCTGCGACATCAGTGACAGTGAGTTCTCCTTTGTTGTCGGCAGCCTCGTTCGACTCTGCGTCCGCACCGCATGCTGTAGCGACGAAGCTCAGCGCTGCACACCCGATTGCGGCCAGAGTTTTGGTCTTTGGCGCGGTTTTAGCCTTGGCGAAAATATTGACTCTCATGCGTTTCAGTTTCTGCCTTGTTTATTTCTGCGTAGTTTTTGGTACTTAGGGTGCACAAAGAGAAGTGAGCACTCACCCCTTTGCTTTAGGCACGCCTTACTTTACAACTTGAAACGTAGAGAAAAAAGCGCCCTGCTAGTGATTGTTTTACTAGCAGGACTTGGAAGTCTTATTTCCTTTCGAGAACCGACTGGAAGCACCTCAGCATCACTTCGCGGTCTTCATCAGCAAGTGGTGAAATAACTTCCTGGCGAACAGTGTCTACATAATCCGGCGCCGCCTCGGCAAACACGTGCCGACCAACGCCTGTTAAGACGACGACATAATCCGAATCCGGGTCTTCGCCGTGGTCTTCGGTGTGAATAAATCCGCGCTTTTCCAACCTGTTGGTATGTAGCAGCGCGCGGGGATGGTTCCACTTCAGTCGATCACAAATCTTGTCAACATGCAGAATCCCCTCCTCTACCTCATGCAGAGCGATGAGCAGGGTAAAGTCCGCGAACGTCAGCCCGGTTCGAGTGCGTAGGCTCCGCTCGATATTGCGCTCTACCTCGCGAAAAGCAGCTACCATCGACTGCCAAAAGAGCTGTTCATCATCACTCAGCCATTCAAATGAGTTCATACTGCTCTAGGCTAATGGTGAGAGCCTCGTAGCGGAGACAAATGAGAAAACACTCACAAAAACTTTTGGCTACTCTGCTTGTCCGTCGACTGAATCGGTGACCGTAGCATTGGCGGTCTCTGCAATCTTATCGAGCACAGCGGAAATCCCCTGATAGTCGATATTTTCACCGAGCACATCAAACAAAACATGGCGCACAAGCTTCACATGGTTCGGCGCCGCTTTCTCAATCACAGTTCGACCGTGTTCAGTAAGCGTGACATCGATACCACGGTTATCGCAGGCGCAGCGTTCCTTAGTTACTAGCCCGCGTCGCTCCATACGAGTAATTTGGTGTGACATTCGGCTGCGGTCCCACTCCAGGGATTCACACAGGGTGCGCATGCGCACTACATTGTCTTCAGCCTCGGAGAGAACAACCAGAACCGAAAAATCTGCAGTGGAAATATCGAGAGAATCTTGCAGCTGAAGGTCGATTGACCTGTCAACGGCCCGTTTAGCGTTCAGAATTGAGCGCCATAACCGCTGCTCTTCATCACTTAACCACGGAATATCTTGCATATGTACAGAGCCTACTATCTTGAAACCAAATCCTGAATTTTCATAAACTCCGCTCCTGTCACACGATCAAAGCGGGCTTCATCGCACGTCAGGACTAATACCTGCATATCGCGCCCCGCTTTGGCAAGAGCATTATTCATCCGCCGCAAACGGTGTTCGTCTGAATAACCTAATGCATCATCAATAATCACCGGAGCGCCTTGCCCGCCCTCCATGACACCGGCAACGGCCAAGCGCAGCAGAATGTCCAGCTGCTCCTGCGCTCCACCAGATAGCTCATCGACATCGAACTTGCCATCGGCATTGGACCGTGACTCAATCTGCAAGTCCTCATTCATCGTGAACTGAGTTCCCGCACCGAACACACCGCCACCGTACTCTTCGAGCTTGCGCAGCAAGGGGTCAGCCAGCGCATTCCGCGATGCCACACGTGCCTGTGTCATTACCTCCATGAGAGTCTTGGCGGCAGCTGCACGTCGACGCATTGAATTCCGATCTCGCTGTGTTCGCTCCACTACTCCCTCAGCTGCTGCCAGTTTCTCATTCGCGCTGTCGAAATAGTCCAAGTGCACCCGAATCTCTTGCCGACGCTTTTCCAGCTCAGCCAGGCGATTCTCAACTGCATCCCGTCGCTGCTTAGCGCCCGCGAGCGATGCTTCCACGTCGTCGGCATCCCGCTGCGCCAGCTTCTTCTGAGCCGCAGCCAGTTGCTCTTCTGCCGCCTCATAGTCCTTGCCTCGGTTTTCCACCGCAGCAAAGATCTCGGCGTCCGAGGCTTTTTCTCGCGTCGCCGTGAGCGAATCTTCGCGGACCTTCAGAACGGACCGAGCCCCTTCAAGCTCGCTGCTGGCCTTCGTATAGTTGGCGTGTGCAGGACGCTTCTCCAGCTTCGATAAGCGCATATCAGCACTGTCGCGCTCCGACTCGGCATCCCTACGCCCCACTGCAGCTTCTTCCAGCCGGGACTTTGCCGATACCAAGTCAATCTCCGTCGGCGCATCCTCGCCCGCAAGTTCCTGATACCGCTCGCCGTGTACTCGTGCTTCTTCCTTCGCATCATCCAACTCTGCTGTGAGCTGGTGATACTCCACACCGTCGGACACCGCAGTTATGGATGTCTCCACCTGGAATTTTGCTTTTTCCGCTTCCCGACGTCGTGTGTATGCCTTTTGTGCTTCCGCGACGGAATCAGCGCCTGCAACCTCAAGCTGTTCTTTGAGCGATGTCTCTGCTTTTTCTAGCTTGCGCTGCTGCGAATCTGAGCCGTCTCCGGGCTGTATAGCAACCGTGACGTCGCCGACTTCGATGGCCAATGGCTTAGTAACCGCGCGTTGAACTGTCTCAGCCTCCGGAGCTAGCCCCACTTTCTCGCCGTCGACCGTGACCTCCTGCGCACTACTAGCCGAGAGCTGCACACTCGGGCTCGATGCCTCCAGCACAGCGGCGGCTGTTGCAACTTCGCGTTCGCAGGTCAACAGTTTTTCCATTACCTCTTCGGTAACGGAATTCCGAGTAATTATCTCCTTGTGCTCTGCCAATTGCGCGCGGAGCGCATCGAGTTTCTTCACTCGCTTCGACAGAGCTTCAACCAAACCGCGCTTCTCTCCCAATGCAACTTCAGCTGCGGCCAGTTCTTCTGCCTTTCGAGCTTCGCGGTACGTGTTTACAACCGCATCGCGATCTTCCTGCGCCTTCTTTAAAGCTGCGACCTCCTTATCGAACGCTTCCTTAAATTCAGCAACTTTCTTCTCTGCGGCAGAATGCTGATCCTTGGCTTCTTGTGCCTGCTGAATGAAAGCTTCGCGCTCTTGCTGAGCCTGTTTAGCTAAGTCCAGCTGCTGCTTCGCCGCTGCAGAGACCTCCTGTGCCTGGGAGACGGCAACCCTGAACTTTTCGAGTTCTTCTAGTGCCTGGCCCCAGTGCTCGACTTCGTTTTGGGCTTCTGGCAACGATGCCCGCTGCGTTTGCTGGCTTTCTTCATTACGAGCAGCTTCCTCATTGAGCGCTTCGAATTCCCGGACCTTTTTCGCCGCTTCGTCGCGCACCTGCTGGGCTTCCGCCAGCTCCTTGTCTACGTCGGTAAGCTGCTTGCGCTCTTTGCCATTTTTTTGGAAATAGTTGCCGTATTCGGCTTCAACGGCTTCAAAAAGGCCTACCTCTTCTGCGGTTTCCGCGCGCTGCCCCGATGCCGACTGCAATGCGCTAGTGACTTGTACATAACCGCCCAAGGAGAGGGTCTTTTGTGCTTGCCCCTGTTCAGCAACGAAAACCTGCCACAGGTTCTTGGTATCTGCATTGTGCATTCGGGCGGCCAGCCACTCCTCCGCCTGGTCATCTTTGAGAACCTCGGCTGTCGGAGAGTGGACGGTGACGATTGTGCCGGTGTCCTTGGTGCCACCAAAGATCTTGTCCAGCGTAAATTCGTAGCCGTCAAGCTCCAGCCGGAGCTTAACCTGCGGCTTTTCCTGGCTGGAGTGACTGTTCAGACTAAGCGCTTCGCTTGACCTGGACTTCCATTTTGTCGTCAGTGCAACGTGAATAGCTTTGGCGATTGTCGTCTTACCCGACTCATTTTCACCGGAAATCACTACCACGCCGCGCTCGGCGAGCCCTGTGATTGAGAGTGAATCAATCGCACGTACATTGTGTAATTCGATGTCGTGAAAACGCATGATTTATTCCTTCTCTCCGGCTAGGCGGGCCAGCAAGCGAAGCGCATCAGCTGCTGCGGTGGTTTCAGATTCTGATAGGGGGCTACCGCTCTCGGTTCGCCCTTTACTCAAGACCGTTAGTTTTTCTGCAGCTATGAGCGGATAACCGGTGAGATTGAGATTAGAGATATCTCCTTCGGACGGAACCACCGTTAAATCGGAGCCACTTTCCCGGCGATAAAGTGCAGCGAAAAGCTGTTGGTACTGCTCAAGTCGGTTTTCAAAGGTAGTCGACTCTGACAGTG
The nucleotide sequence above comes from Corynebacterium amycolatum. Encoded proteins:
- a CDS encoding ATP-binding protein — its product is MRFHDIELHNVRAIDSLSITGLAERGVVVISGENESGKTTIAKAIHVALTTKWKSRSSEALSLNSHSSQEKPQVKLRLELDGYEFTLDKIFGGTKDTGTIVTVHSPTAEVLKDDQAEEWLAARMHNADTKNLWQVFVAEQGQAQKTLSLGGYVQVTSALQSASGQRAETAEEVGLFEAVEAEYGNYFQKNGKERKQLTDVDKELAEAQQVRDEAAKKVREFEALNEEAARNEESQQTQRASLPEAQNEVEHWGQALEELEKFRVAVSQAQEVSAAAKQQLDLAKQAQQEREAFIQQAQEAKDQHSAAEKKVAEFKEAFDKEVAALKKAQEDRDAVVNTYREARKAEELAAAEVALGEKRGLVEALSKRVKKLDALRAQLAEHKEIITRNSVTEEVMEKLLTCEREVATAAAVLEASSPSVQLSASSAQEVTVDGEKVGLAPEAETVQRAVTKPLAIEVGDVTVAIQPGDGSDSQQRKLEKAETSLKEQLEVAGADSVAEAQKAYTRRREAEKAKFQVETSITAVSDGVEYHQLTAELDDAKEEARVHGERYQELAGEDAPTEIDLVSAKSRLEEAAVGRRDAESERDSADMRLSKLEKRPAHANYTKASSELEGARSVLKVREDSLTATREKASDAEIFAAVENRGKDYEAAEEQLAAAQKKLAQRDADDVEASLAGAKQRRDAVENRLAELEKRRQEIRVHLDYFDSANEKLAAAEGVVERTQRDRNSMRRRAAAAKTLMEVMTQARVASRNALADPLLRKLEEYGGGVFGAGTQFTMNEDLQIESRSNADGKFDVDELSGGAQEQLDILLRLAVAGVMEGGQGAPVIIDDALGYSDEHRLRRMNNALAKAGRDMQVLVLTCDEARFDRVTGAEFMKIQDLVSR
- a CDS encoding ABC transporter substrate-binding protein, whose translation is MRVNIFAKAKTAPKTKTLAAIGCAALSFVATACGADAESNEAADNKGELTVTDVAGRTVTFDKQPERVVLGEGRAMFVTAMLDHENPGDHVVAMGSDLHSGAPSFETKLFETNPELKDMPTIGNIAKGDVTVENLISHDPDVVVMTLDHKKAAEQSGFLTKLDQAGLKYVFTDFRQKPLENTAKSVELLGQIVDEQDNAKKFTDFYTKRVNEITERAAKLEDKPKTFVWRAAGLKDCCSTVNKSNLGDLVTAAGGENLGDSLLDTESGDVTAEKVLSVQPEKIIATGGSWALDPKKPEVLPHVELGYTATPETAQRTLEGLLKTPGFDTLTAPKKGDLYAAFHQFYDSPYNVFALEQFAKWIHPEEFADLDPVADFAKFHKDYLPFELSGTFFTALEPTK
- a CDS encoding MarR family winged helix-turn-helix transcriptional regulator encodes the protein MQDIPWLSDEEQRLWRSILNAKRAVDRSIDLQLQDSLDISTADFSVLVVLSEAEDNVVRMRTLCESLEWDRSRMSHQITRMERRGLVTKERCACDNRGIDVTLTEHGRTVIEKAAPNHVKLVRHVLFDVLGENIDYQGISAVLDKIAETANATVTDSVDGQAE
- a CDS encoding MarR family winged helix-turn-helix transcriptional regulator; translation: MNSFEWLSDDEQLFWQSMVAAFREVERNIERSLRTRTGLTFADFTLLIALHEVEEGILHVDKICDRLKWNHPRALLHTNRLEKRGFIHTEDHGEDPDSDYVVVLTGVGRHVFAEAAPDYVDTVRQEVISPLADEDREVMLRCFQSVLERK